The following nucleotide sequence is from Chloroherpetonaceae bacterium.
TATGGGTGCATACCCACCACCGAGCCAATGATGTAGAAGGTCTCCTCAGGGTTGGTTACCCAATCACGAATAGCTTCGCTGGTGGCATCTTTGAGTGTGCGACTGCCTGTTGTAACTGGCACAACTGTAGCGCCCAGCAATTTCATTCTTGCTACATTTGGCGCTTGACGGCGCATATCTTCCTCACCCATATAGACGATGCACTCCAGCCCGAAGAGCGCGCAGACGGTTGCGGTTGCAACGCCGTGCTGTCCTGCACCTGTCTCTGCGATGATGCGGCGCTTACCCATTCGCCTTGCCAGCAGCACCTGCCCAATTGCATTGTTGATTTTATGCGCCCCAGTGTGGCAAAGGTCTTCACGCTTGAGATAAATTTTTGCCCCACCCTGCTCCATAGAGAGCCGCTGAGCAAAGTAGAGCGGTGTAGGACGTCCTACAAAGTGTTGAAGCAGGTCATTAAACTCTGCCCAGAATTTTGGGTCTGCCTTTGCGGCTAAGTATTCTCGCTCCAATTCTTCAGAATTTTTGATAAGTGTCTCAGGCACAAACTTGCCGCCGTAGATGCCAAAGTGTCCCCGCACATCTGGGGCGTTGTAGGAAAAAGCTGTCTGCATCATTTTCGAATGCGCTAAATTGAGCATATTGCAAATTAGTATGGATATGCCACCGCTCTATTTTGCTCTTGGCAATAACTGCAAGACTTCAAAATCTGCAGCGCAAGTGATCGTACTCACGACTACACACCTACGTCCAGACTACATCAGGTTGAAGCACCGTGTGAAATCTACATTTCTTCTCTATCTTAAAAAAAGTATATGCTGAAAGCACGCCTTAACACGCTTATTTCGCAAAAGCAGTCATGGCTCTGCGTAGGACTTGATCCTGATATAGTGCAATTGCCCACTCCGTTTTTGCAATCGCAAGATCCCGTGCAAGAATTCATACATGCTGTCATTGACGCCACTGCGGAGTGGGCGGTGGCGTACAAACCTAATTTTGCTTTCTTCGAGTCGCAGGGTCTTAAAGGCTTATCAACACTGGAAACCACCATGAAAGCCTTGCCCACACATGCGATTACGATTGCTGATATCAAGCGCGCTGATATTGGTCACACTTCTCGCCACTACGCCCGTGCCTTCTTTGAGGTCTGGAACTTTGATGCGGTTACCGTGCCGCCGTATATGGGCTATGATTCACTTGAACCGTTTTTTGCATACACCAACAAAATGACCTTCGTGCTGTGCCTCACTTCGAACTCAGGTGCTATTGACTTCGAGCTACAACCCCTTGCAACAGGGAAGCGGCTCTACGAATGGGTGCTGGAAAAAGCTGTGATGTGGAACTACGCAGGAAATGTAGGTATCGTAGTTGGTGCAACTCACGCTGAGCTGATTGGTCAGATTCGTGCCAGTGCTCCTGACCTTTGCTTTCTTGTGCCCGGTGTGGGTGCACAAGGTGGCTCACTGGAATCCGCCCTGATTCATAGCGTGGACACCGAAAAACGTTCGGCTGTTATCAACATTAGCCGCGCTCTCATCTACCCTGACGGTTGTTTTCAGCGTATTTCTGATTTTGCTGCAGCCGTTGCCCAGAGAGCCGAACAATTTGTTCGAGCTATGCGACACGCTCTGGCGCATACCAGTCAGACCCCTGCAACGAAGTTCTAAGGATTTTGCAAATTTTCCCAAGACTACCCCAAAAGCAATAGACAGTTAGCGATGAGATATCCTCTCCGCAGTAACCAAATATGTGGCGCATTGATGTTCTCTTTTCTTCTCAGCCTTGTGTTCTCTCACTTTGCGCTCCCGCAAGAGATTTTCCAGAAAGGAATGTTTGAGCGCAAACCTTTGCCACCCCGCTCAAAAGCAGAGCAGCAAAAGCTTAAGGCGTTTAGGCAAGCATTAGAGCAACTATTTGCTCAGCCGTCTATGCAGCATGTGCTTTGGGGTGTGCGCATTGAGTCGCTCAGCCGAAAAGAAGTTCTCTTCAAACAACTGAGCGAGAAAAATTTTATTCCTGCCTCGAACCAAAAACTTCTCACGGTGGCAGCAGCCCTGACATATCTGGACACTGCTTTTCAATACACCACCAATGTTTTTGCGCGTGGTCGGCTTGAGCGGTTGCCCGATCATACAGGCGTGCTACAAGGCGACCTAATAGTAACCAGCAACGGCAACCCTTGTCTGTCAGGCAAATGGCTTGACCCTCAAAACGGCGAGATGGGCTCACCAACGCTGTTCTTCGAAGCTGTTGCCGATAGCCTGCTCAGCGCTGGCATTCGCATTGTCAAGGGCAACCTCATCGGCGACGATAGCGCCTTCGAACCATCGCCGCTCTCGCAAGATTGGTTCAATGGCGATGGCGAGTATGCGACTGGCTTGGAGTGGGACGACCTCTCATATGGAATGGCTGCACCTATTTCAGCTCTTTCCTTTAACGAAAATGCGGTCTGGGTGCAAGCTTTTCCCGCCGATACAGTTGGCAAGCCTCCTGTGATTGTTCTACTGCCCCCGACTGGGTTTGTCTCCATTCAGAACTATGCCACCACCTCTGCCAAGAATACACGGCGCACCTTATTGATTTCTCGCATTATGGGCACAAACACAATTGTCATTTCAGGTGAGTTGCCAATTACACAAAAGCGCGGCTACAGCGAGAAAATCTCCATTGAGCGGCCTGCAATGTTTTTTCTTACCGTGCTTTTAGAAACCTTAGCCAAAAAGGGCATTCGCATTGAGGGCGAAATTCGCCGAAAGCACACGGCTGAGACATTTATCAAGGATTCTCTGCGCCTGATTGCGCAATATCGTTCCCCTTCACTGATGGAAATTTTAACTTACCTGCAAAAAGAAAGTAGCAACTACCTTTCGGAGCAAGTTTTGCGGACAGTTGGCGCAGCCTATCAAGGCGGTGGGAAAGGTTCACTGGAAGCTGGGCTGCAAGCCATGCGCAAAGTGCTGTCCGTTGCTGGTGCCAAGCCAGAAGAATTTCTTGGCTTTGATGGCAGTGGGTTGAGCCGCAAAAATCGCATTTCACCTGATGCCATCCTCAGCCTTCTGCGCTGGTTTTACCACTCCAGCAAGTTCGAGACTTTTCTTAAAACCTTAGCGATTGCTGGCTTCGATGGCACGATGCTGGAACGCTTGCGCCACACCAAAGCTGAAAAGCGTGTTTTTGCCAAAACAGGTTACCTTTCAGGCGTGCGCACAATTTCTGGATACCTCTATGGC
It contains:
- the pyrF gene encoding orotidine-5'-phosphate decarboxylase codes for the protein MLKARLNTLISQKQSWLCVGLDPDIVQLPTPFLQSQDPVQEFIHAVIDATAEWAVAYKPNFAFFESQGLKGLSTLETTMKALPTHAITIADIKRADIGHTSRHYARAFFEVWNFDAVTVPPYMGYDSLEPFFAYTNKMTFVLCLTSNSGAIDFELQPLATGKRLYEWVLEKAVMWNYAGNVGIVVGATHAELIGQIRASAPDLCFLVPGVGAQGGSLESALIHSVDTEKRSAVINISRALIYPDGCFQRISDFAAAVAQRAEQFVRAMRHALAHTSQTPATKF
- the trpB gene encoding tryptophan synthase subunit beta, producing MQTAFSYNAPDVRGHFGIYGGKFVPETLIKNSEELEREYLAAKADPKFWAEFNDLLQHFVGRPTPLYFAQRLSMEQGGAKIYLKREDLCHTGAHKINNAIGQVLLARRMGKRRIIAETGAGQHGVATATVCALFGLECIVYMGEEDMRRQAPNVARMKLLGATVVPVTTGSRTLKDATSEAIRDWVTNPEETFYIIGSVVGMHPYPMMVRDFQSVIGRETRAQILEREGRLPSLITACVGGGSNAIGMFYAFLSDAQTVRLVGIEAAGEGLDRRHAATLTKGKPGVLHGAMTYLLQDENGQIELAHSISAGLDYPGVGPEHSYLKDLGLVHYHYATDDEAMQALKTLARTEGIICAIESAHAVHYALQVAPTMQHEDIIVVCLSGRGDKDLDTIMQYFKL
- the dacB gene encoding D-alanyl-D-alanine carboxypeptidase/D-alanyl-D-alanine-endopeptidase, coding for MRYPLRSNQICGALMFSFLLSLVFSHFALPQEIFQKGMFERKPLPPRSKAEQQKLKAFRQALEQLFAQPSMQHVLWGVRIESLSRKEVLFKQLSEKNFIPASNQKLLTVAAALTYLDTAFQYTTNVFARGRLERLPDHTGVLQGDLIVTSNGNPCLSGKWLDPQNGEMGSPTLFFEAVADSLLSAGIRIVKGNLIGDDSAFEPSPLSQDWFNGDGEYATGLEWDDLSYGMAAPISALSFNENAVWVQAFPADTVGKPPVIVLLPPTGFVSIQNYATTSAKNTRRTLLISRIMGTNTIVISGELPITQKRGYSEKISIERPAMFFLTVLLETLAKKGIRIEGEIRRKHTAETFIKDSLRLIAQYRSPSLMEILTYLQKESSNYLSEQVLRTVGAAYQGGGKGSLEAGLQAMRKVLSVAGAKPEEFLGFDGSGLSRKNRISPDAILSLLRWFYHSSKFETFLKTLAIAGFDGTMLERLRHTKAEKRVFAKTGYLSGVRTISGYLYGENGEWFAFSLMAMNYTQARRDIEELQDKVLELLADFAAKATPASDFAAPASP